From a region of the Alphaproteobacteria bacterium genome:
- a CDS encoding helix-turn-helix transcriptional regulator codes for MKPQIITGRNGKPEFAVIPWAVWERVRPFAGSMSDEALYDAAKQRPSERFPADVANALLDGASPLKVLRQYRKMTQAELASAAGIAKLYLSQIETGRRTGSVETLRALARALKVDLDMIAPVENVIS; via the coding sequence ATGAAACCACAGATCATTACAGGAAGAAATGGAAAGCCCGAGTTTGCCGTCATTCCTTGGGCGGTTTGGGAGCGGGTGCGGCCTTTCGCGGGTTCGATGAGTGACGAGGCCTTGTATGACGCTGCCAAGCAGCGCCCAAGCGAGCGCTTTCCAGCCGATGTGGCGAATGCCCTGCTGGACGGCGCAAGCCCGCTGAAGGTGCTGCGCCAATACCGAAAGATGACGCAGGCGGAACTGGCAAGCGCTGCAGGGATCGCCAAGCTGTATCTGTCGCAGATCGAAACCGGACGGCGCACCGGGTCGGTGGAAACTTTGCGTGCCTTGGCCAGGGCGCTGAAGGTCGATTTGGATATGATCGCGCCGGTGGAAAACGTTATAAGCTAG
- a CDS encoding type II toxin-antitoxin system RelE/ParE family toxin has translation MAWRVEYSSEAIVTLRRIPANTARTIRGKVERLADNPKAPNNNVKALKGRPGYRLRVGDWRVIFELHGSVLVVEVLAIAPRGSVYD, from the coding sequence ATGGCTTGGCGCGTCGAATATTCCAGCGAAGCGATCGTAACCTTGCGGCGGATTCCGGCCAACACGGCCAGGACCATTCGCGGCAAGGTCGAGCGTTTGGCGGATAATCCCAAAGCGCCGAACAACAATGTCAAAGCCTTGAAGGGGCGGCCCGGTTACAGGCTGCGGGTTGGCGATTGGCGCGTCATTTTCGAACTGCATGGTTCGGTGCTGGTTGTCGAGGTGCTGGCCATTGCTCCCAGGGGCAGCGTCTATGATTAG
- a CDS encoding 3-dehydroquinate synthase, which produces MTSKLQVDLGERSYDILAGPGLIEQAGERMLPVLDRKRVFIVTDANVAPLYLKRLEDSLTKSGIEHASHVLPAGEATKDFAHLESLIDVLLAARVERSTTLVALGGGVIGDLVGFAAAILLRGVPFVQIPTTLLSQVDSSVGGKTGINTKRGKNLVGAFYQPRLVLADTLALATLPGRELRAGYAEVMKYGLIDDPTFFEWLEQSHRDVLALKPDAILQAVLTSCAAKARIVGQDERESGLRALLNLGHTFGHAFEAELGYDGRMLHGEAVALGMLLAFDLSARLGLSPQEDASRVAAHLAQTGLPVRLPALAGLTWDAEKLLAHMTLDKKVKDGKITFVLARGIGRSFLERNVPAEAVRAVMQDFVKMAGS; this is translated from the coding sequence ATGACCAGCAAACTTCAGGTCGATCTGGGCGAGCGATCTTACGACATCCTGGCCGGGCCGGGATTGATCGAACAGGCGGGCGAACGGATGTTGCCGGTTCTGGACCGCAAGCGCGTTTTCATCGTGACCGACGCGAATGTCGCCCCCTTGTATCTGAAGCGGCTGGAAGACTCGCTGACAAAATCGGGCATCGAACATGCGTCGCACGTTTTGCCCGCGGGCGAGGCGACCAAGGATTTCGCGCATCTGGAAAGCCTGATCGACGTTCTGCTGGCCGCCAGGGTGGAACGTTCGACGACCCTGGTGGCCCTTGGCGGCGGCGTCATCGGCGATCTGGTGGGTTTCGCTGCCGCCATTCTGTTGCGCGGCGTTCCCTTCGTTCAAATTCCCACCACGCTTTTGTCGCAGGTCGATAGTTCCGTGGGCGGCAAGACCGGCATCAACACCAAGCGCGGCAAGAATCTGGTGGGCGCCTTTTATCAGCCCAGGCTGGTGCTGGCCGATACCCTGGCCCTTGCCACCCTGCCGGGGCGCGAATTGCGGGCCGGTTACGCCGAAGTGATGAAATACGGGCTGATCGACGATCCCACCTTCTTCGAATGGCTGGAACAAAGTCATCGCGACGTGCTTGCTCTGAAGCCCGACGCCATCTTGCAGGCGGTGCTGACCTCATGCGCCGCCAAGGCCAGAATCGTCGGCCAAGACGAACGGGAATCGGGCCTGCGCGCCCTGCTTAATCTTGGCCACACATTCGGCCACGCCTTTGAAGCCGAACTGGGCTATGACGGACGGATGCTGCATGGCGAGGCGGTGGCGCTGGGCATGTTGCTGGCCTTCGATCTGTCGGCGCGTTTGGGCCTTTCCCCGCAAGAAGACGCTTCCAGGGTGGCGGCGCATCTGGCGCAGACCGGTCTTCCGGTTCGCCTGCCCGCCTTGGCGGGCCTGACCTGGGACGCCGAAAAACTGCTGGCCCACATGACGCTGGATAAGAAGGTCAAGGACGGCAAGATCACTTTCGTGCTGGCGCGCGGCATCGGCCGATCCTTCCTGGAACGCAACGTGCCTGCGGAAGCCGTGCGCGCCGTGATGCAAGATTTCGTGAAAATGGCCGGGTCATGA
- a CDS encoding HlyC/CorC family transporter, with the protein MSELDWIYLGVIFGLLILSAFFSGSETALTAASRPLMHQLEQGGSRRAKHVNKLLEKRETFIGALLVGNNLVNIMASALATSVLIGMFGDAGVAYATAAMTVVVVLFSEILPKTYAITHADRAALFVAPVVRWLVLVLLPLLRIVQHVAWWLLRLAGVRHPEHDMERALVELKGAIDIHTEGSEEIKHERAMLKSILELADVEVGEIMTHRKSAYTIDIGQSAPVIVEQVLASPYTRIPLWKDNPDNIVGVLHAKDLLRALNVQKGDAQGLDVEKLASTPWFVPDTTSLLDQLQSFRDRHEHFALVVDEYGALMGVVTLEDIIEEIVGDIADEHDVAVAGVRLQADGAIIANGQVTLRDLNREFEWRLPADQASTLAGLILHESRRIPEAGQTFLFYGFRFEILRRHRNQLALIRVTPPKSA; encoded by the coding sequence ATGAGCGAGCTTGACTGGATCTATCTGGGCGTCATCTTCGGACTGCTGATCCTGTCGGCCTTTTTCTCGGGTTCCGAAACCGCGCTGACGGCGGCCAGCCGACCCTTGATGCATCAGCTGGAACAAGGCGGCAGCCGCAGGGCCAAGCACGTCAACAAACTGCTGGAAAAGCGCGAAACCTTCATCGGCGCACTGCTGGTGGGCAACAATCTGGTCAACATCATGGCTTCCGCCCTGGCAACCAGCGTGCTGATCGGCATGTTCGGCGATGCGGGCGTGGCCTACGCCACCGCCGCCATGACCGTGGTGGTGGTGCTGTTCAGCGAGATACTGCCCAAGACCTACGCCATTACCCATGCCGACCGCGCCGCCTTGTTCGTGGCCCCCGTGGTGCGCTGGCTGGTGCTGGTCCTGCTGCCGTTGCTGCGAATCGTTCAGCATGTCGCCTGGTGGCTGCTTCGCCTAGCCGGCGTGCGCCATCCGGAACACGACATGGAACGTGCGCTGGTCGAGTTGAAGGGCGCCATCGACATCCACACCGAAGGGTCCGAAGAAATCAAACACGAACGGGCGATGCTTAAAAGCATCCTGGAACTGGCCGACGTGGAGGTGGGCGAGATCATGACCCACCGGAAAAGCGCCTACACGATCGATATCGGGCAGTCGGCCCCGGTGATCGTCGAACAGGTGCTGGCCAGCCCCTACACGCGCATTCCGCTGTGGAAGGACAATCCCGACAATATCGTGGGCGTCCTGCATGCCAAGGATTTGCTGCGCGCCCTTAATGTGCAGAAGGGCGACGCCCAGGGTCTTGATGTGGAAAAGCTGGCATCGACGCCCTGGTTCGTTCCCGACACCACGTCGCTTCTGGACCAGTTGCAGTCCTTTCGCGACCGGCACGAACATTTCGCCCTGGTGGTCGATGAATATGGCGCGCTGATGGGCGTGGTCACGTTGGAAGACATCATCGAGGAAATCGTGGGTGACATCGCCGACGAACATGACGTGGCGGTGGCGGGCGTTCGCCTGCAGGCCGATGGCGCCATCATCGCCAACGGTCAGGTGACCTTGCGCGATCTGAACCGCGAGTTCGAATGGCGCTTGCCCGCCGATCAGGCTTCCACCTTGGCAGGGCTGATCTTGCACGAATCAAGGCGAATTCCCGAGGCCGGTCAGACATTTCTGTTTTACGGTTTTCGCTTCGAAATCTTGCGCAGACACAGGAATCAGTTGGCTCTGATCCGCGTTACACCCCCTAAGTCCGCCTGA
- a CDS encoding type II toxin-antitoxin system death-on-curing family toxin encodes MSEPLWLSLDLVLAVHKMVLAEHGGADGVRDQGLLESALDRPKNRFAYETADIVSLAASYAYGLAKNHPFIDGNKRIAFMAAAIFLETNGFLLTASEAEATIAVLSLASSAWSETEFEAWLSNNTKAPAP; translated from the coding sequence ATGAGCGAGCCATTGTGGCTTTCGCTGGACCTTGTCCTGGCGGTCCACAAAATGGTGCTGGCTGAACACGGCGGCGCTGATGGCGTGCGCGACCAAGGCCTGCTTGAATCCGCCCTGGACAGGCCCAAGAACCGCTTCGCCTATGAAACAGCGGATATCGTTTCATTGGCCGCATCGTATGCTTATGGCCTAGCCAAAAATCATCCCTTCATCGACGGCAACAAGCGCATCGCTTTCATGGCAGCCGCAATCTTTCTGGAAACCAATGGATTTCTTTTGACCGCCTCGGAAGCTGAAGCGACGATTGCCGTTCTGAGCCTAGCCTCGAGCGCTTGGAGCGAGACCGAGTTCGAGGCTTGGTTAAGCAACAACACCAAGGCCCCAGCCCCATGA
- a CDS encoding aspartate aminotransferase family protein — MTSNSLRDADIASVLHPYTNLAAHPAKGPLVIARGEGIRVFDEAGKDYIEGMSGLWCTSLGFSEPRLVEAAKRQMEELPFYHLFNHKGHAPAIRLAEKLIELAPVPMSKVFFANSGSEANDTAIKLVWYVNNALGRPEKKKIISRNKAYHGVTLATASLTHLPNNQRDFDLPIARILKADCPHHYRFAQTGESEEDFSTRLAANLEALILEEGPDTVAAFFAEPVMGAGGVIVPPASYFPKIQAVLKKYDVLLIADEIITGFGRTGNMFGCQTFGIEPDMISLAKALSSAYAPISALMVNERIFKILQEQSAKIGIFGHGYTYSAHPLGAAVALETMAIYEERDIVGHVQKMAPHFQGKLQGFAAHPLVGEARGVGLIGALELVADKKTRANFDPAQAIGAKVVAAAEQEGVILRAMAGDAIAFSPPLIITQSEIDEMFQRFSKALERVVASL; from the coding sequence ATGACCTCAAACTCGCTACGCGACGCCGACATCGCCTCGGTCTTGCATCCTTACACCAACCTAGCCGCCCACCCGGCCAAGGGACCGCTGGTGATCGCCAGGGGCGAAGGCATTCGCGTCTTCGACGAAGCGGGCAAGGATTACATCGAGGGCATGTCGGGTCTGTGGTGCACCAGCCTGGGCTTTTCCGAACCCCGTTTGGTGGAAGCCGCCAAGCGTCAGATGGAAGAGCTTCCCTTCTATCATCTGTTCAATCACAAGGGCCACGCTCCCGCCATCAGACTGGCCGAAAAGCTGATCGAGCTGGCGCCGGTGCCGATGTCGAAAGTGTTCTTCGCCAATTCGGGTTCCGAAGCCAACGACACTGCCATCAAGCTGGTCTGGTACGTCAACAACGCGCTGGGACGGCCTGAGAAAAAGAAGATCATTTCGCGCAACAAGGCTTATCACGGCGTGACGTTGGCCACCGCCAGTCTCACGCATCTGCCCAACAATCAGCGCGATTTCGACCTGCCCATCGCCCGCATCCTGAAAGCCGACTGCCCGCATCATTACCGTTTCGCGCAAACGGGCGAGAGCGAGGAGGATTTCTCGACAAGGCTGGCGGCAAATCTTGAGGCTTTGATTCTGGAAGAAGGTCCCGACACGGTGGCCGCCTTCTTCGCCGAGCCGGTGATGGGCGCAGGCGGCGTCATCGTTCCCCCCGCCTCCTATTTTCCCAAGATTCAGGCGGTGCTGAAGAAATACGACGTGCTGCTGATCGCCGACGAAATCATCACCGGCTTCGGACGCACCGGCAACATGTTCGGCTGCCAGACTTTCGGCATCGAACCCGACATGATTTCACTCGCCAAGGCCTTGTCCTCGGCCTACGCCCCCATCTCGGCCCTGATGGTCAACGAGCGCATCTTCAAAATACTGCAAGAACAAAGCGCCAAGATCGGCATCTTCGGCCACGGCTATACCTATTCCGCTCATCCTTTGGGCGCCGCCGTGGCGCTGGAAACGATGGCGATTTACGAAGAACGCGACATCGTGGGCCATGTGCAAAAGATGGCCCCGCATTTCCAGGGCAAGCTGCAAGGCTTCGCTGCGCACCCGCTGGTCGGCGAAGCGCGCGGCGTGGGATTGATCGGCGCCTTGGAACTGGTGGCCGACAAGAAAACGCGGGCCAACTTCGACCCCGCCCAGGCCATCGGGGCCAAGGTCGTCGCCGCCGCCGAGCAGGAGGGCGTAATTCTTCGCGCCATGGCGGGCGACGCTATCGCCTTCTCGCCGCCGCTGATCATCACGCAAAGCGAAATCGACGAAATGTTCCAGCGATTCTCAAAGGCGTTGGAGCGGGTAGTGGCTAGCTTATAA
- a CDS encoding site-specific tyrosine recombinase XerD, whose translation MLAAERGAAANTLAAYRRDLLEAQGFLKARDVALASAQSSDLRAYLSSLKDAGLSARTQARRLSCLRQFFHFLFAEQIRPDDPSLGLDSPKAGRPLPKYLSERQVKALLDAAQAKAKDGPMGVRLWCLVELLYASGMRVSELVGLPWHAAARDQESLLISGKGGKERLVPLGAPARAALDAWRKERGELLGRGDSRWLFPGTGANALDRQTFFHELKALAQTAGLSPAKVSPHVLRHSFASHLLAHGADLRAVQTLLGHADIATTQIYTHVLEDRLKNLVVTHHPLSKKPG comes from the coding sequence ATGCTGGCCGCCGAGCGGGGGGCGGCGGCCAACACCCTGGCCGCCTATCGGCGCGATCTTCTGGAAGCCCAGGGATTTCTAAAGGCCAGGGACGTGGCGCTGGCAAGCGCCCAATCGTCCGACCTGCGGGCCTATCTGTCCAGCCTGAAGGATGCCGGATTGTCGGCGCGCACCCAGGCCAGACGCCTGTCCTGTCTGCGCCAATTTTTCCATTTCCTCTTCGCCGAACAAATCCGCCCCGACGACCCGTCGCTGGGGCTGGACAGCCCGAAGGCCGGGCGGCCCTTGCCGAAATATCTGTCCGAACGTCAGGTCAAGGCGTTGCTGGACGCCGCCCAGGCAAAGGCCAAGGACGGCCCGATGGGGGTTCGGCTTTGGTGTCTGGTCGAACTGCTTTACGCCAGCGGCATGCGGGTCTCGGAACTTGTCGGCCTGCCCTGGCATGCCGCGGCCCGCGATCAGGAAAGCCTGCTGATCAGCGGCAAGGGCGGCAAGGAACGTCTGGTTCCCCTGGGAGCGCCCGCCCGCGCCGCCCTGGACGCTTGGCGCAAGGAGCGCGGCGAGCTATTGGGCCGGGGCGACTCGCGTTGGCTGTTCCCCGGAACCGGCGCCAACGCCCTGGATCGCCAAACATTCTTTCATGAATTGAAGGCGCTGGCGCAGACTGCCGGTCTTTCGCCCGCCAAAGTGTCGCCCCACGTCTTGCGCCATTCCTTCGCCAGCCATCTGCTGGCCCACGGGGCCGATCTGCGCGCCGTACAGACGCTTTTGGGCCATGCCGACATCGCCACCACCCAGATTTACACCCATGTTCTCGAGGATCGACTGAAAAATCTGGTGGTCACACACCATCCCTTGTCAAAGAAGCCTGGATAG
- a CDS encoding CBS domain-containing protein, whose translation MPKRIIPDIVTEGRVHSISAQASVREAAKQMADKHIGCLVILQGSGLRGIITERDIMTRVVALGLDADATPVSVAMTSRVDTVGPDESSDQALMRMQEGGYRHLPVVKDGMVLGMVSVRDLYAAALGACELELKECETYIQGETYGSAH comes from the coding sequence ATGCCAAAACGCATCATTCCCGATATCGTGACCGAAGGACGGGTGCATTCGATTTCCGCGCAGGCCAGCGTGCGGGAAGCGGCGAAGCAAATGGCCGACAAGCATATCGGCTGCTTGGTCATTCTGCAGGGGTCGGGCCTGCGGGGAATCATCACCGAACGCGACATCATGACCCGCGTCGTGGCTCTGGGCCTGGATGCCGACGCCACGCCGGTGTCGGTTGCCATGACCTCGCGCGTCGATACGGTCGGACCCGACGAAAGTTCGGATCAGGCGCTCATGCGCATGCAGGAGGGCGGCTACCGCCATCTGCCCGTCGTCAAGGACGGGATGGTTCTGGGCATGGTGTCGGTGCGCGACCTTTATGCGGCGGCGCTGGGGGCCTGCGAACTCGAACTCAAGGAATGCGAAACCTATATCCAGGGCGAAACCTACGGTTCGGCGCACTGA
- a CDS encoding shikimate kinase, whose amino-acid sequence MNGSTTKDDSPRMIPSRSLVLVGLMGAGKSKVGRLLADRLGLPFVDADAEIEKAAGCSVADYFVKYGEPAFREGERKVMTRLLAGPVQVIAAGGGAFMDEGTQAEIKARGLSVWLKASLEVLVSRTKGRTHRPLLNEGDPSETLARLMELRYPVYAQADITVESGFDPPETTCETVLRALETFAARKGEAA is encoded by the coding sequence ATGAACGGTTCAACGACCAAGGACGATTCGCCCCGGATGATTCCCAGCCGCTCTTTGGTGCTGGTGGGGCTGATGGGGGCCGGGAAAAGCAAGGTGGGACGCCTGCTGGCCGACCGGCTTGGCCTGCCTTTCGTCGATGCCGACGCCGAGATCGAAAAAGCGGCGGGCTGCTCTGTGGCCGATTATTTCGTGAAATACGGCGAACCGGCCTTTCGGGAAGGCGAGCGCAAGGTGATGACGCGCCTGCTGGCTGGTCCGGTGCAGGTGATCGCGGCGGGCGGCGGCGCCTTCATGGACGAGGGAACGCAGGCCGAAATCAAGGCGCGCGGCCTTTCCGTGTGGCTGAAAGCGTCGCTTGAGGTTCTGGTGTCCAGGACCAAGGGGCGCACGCACCGCCCGTTGCTGAACGAGGGCGATCCGTCGGAGACGCTGGCCCGGCTGATGGAGCTGCGTTACCCGGTTTACGCCCAGGCGGACATCACGGTGGAAAGCGGCTTCGATCCGCCCGAGACGACATGCGAAACGGTGCTAAGGGCGCTTGAGACGTTCGCGGCCCGCAAGGGAGAGGCGGCATGA